The genomic DNA GCAGCACCGCTGCCCTGGTAACCGCCGCCGAGCGGGCCGGTTTCGCCTGGCTGCCGGACCTCAATGCCGCCGACGTGGTAGCCGACGGGATCGGCGCGGTGCCCCTGAACATCGTCGACGGGGTGCGCAACGGCCCCGGTGCCGCCTTCCTGGTGCCCGCGACCGCGCGGCGCAATCTCACGGTATTGACCCGAACCCGCGCCCACCGCATCACCTTCTCCGGCGGCCGGGCCACCGGGGTGGAGGTCACAGGCCCGCATGGGTCCACCACCCTGACCGCCGACCGGATCGTGCTGTGTTGCGGCGCACTGGGATCGGCGCACCTGCTGATGCTCTCGGGAATCGGGGACGAGGCGCAGCTGCGGCAGGCCGGCGTCCCGTTGACGGTCGCGGCACCGGTGGGGCAACACTGCGCCGATCACCCCGAGTGGGTGCTGCCCACGGACTGGGCGCACGCGCCCCATCGTCCGGTGCTCGAGGTGGTGCTCAGTGTGCGCGGTGAGCTCGAAATCCGGCCGTACACGGGCGGTTTCGTCGCGATGGTAGGTGACGGCAGCGCAGGGCGGCCCGATTGGCCCCATCTCGGCGTGGCACTGATGCAGCCGCGCACCCGCGGTCGCGTCGCACTCACGTCGGCCGATCAGAGCGCGCCGCTGCACATCGAGCACCGCTACGACGACGAGGCGGCCGATGTGGCGGCGCTGCAGGACGGCGTGGAACTGGCCAGGGAATTGGCGGCCGCGGCCAACGACATCGGTGAGCCGGCCTGGGCCACGTCGCAACACCTGTGTGCCACCGCGCCGATGGGGCTCGACGGTGACCCGGTTGCGGTGACGGATCCGCAGTGCCGGGTGCGTGGCGTCGACGGGCTGTGGGTGGTCGACGGGTCGGTTCTGCCCGCGGTGCCCAGCCGCGGCCCACACGCCACCATCGTGATGCTGGCCCACCGCGCGGCGGAGTTCGTCGCGGCGGGTTAGCTGAGGGGGACCAGCGCTTCGGCCAGCAGGGTGGCGGCTGCCACGCCGTCGAGCACGGGGACGCCGAGGCGCCGGCGCAGCGGCTCGGCGAAGCGCGCCATGGCCGCACAGCCCAGCACGATGGACCTGCTCCCGTCGGCGGCCAGCGCCTGCTCGCACAGCGCACCGATGGGCTGGAGGGTGGTGGGGTCGGAGTCGATGCGCAGCACCGGGATGTCGCAGGCGTGGACGCCCAGGCACGCGGCCGGGGTGTAGGTCTTGGCCAGCTCCCAGCCCCGCGGCACGGTCGCCGACATCGAGGTCACCACCGAGAACGTGCCCGCGGCCAGTGCGGCGGCGTGCATGGCAGCCTGCGCGATGCCCAGCACCGGCCGGCCGGTCAGTCGGCGGGCCTGCTCCAGTCCAGGATCGCCGAAGCAGGCGATCACGAAGGCGTCCGGCCGGGTCTCGGCGGGACGCTGCTGGGCGGCGGTCAGCTGCGCCAACAGCCCTGGCACACAACGACGTTCGTCGTCGTCGTTCTCGATGCTGGCGGGCCCGAACGGCGGATTGACCGCCTCGACCACGGTGCCCGGCCGGGCCACGGATGCCGCACCGGCCGCAATGGCGTCCGTCATGGACTCCGTGGTGTTGGGATTGACCAGCAGTAGCCGCACGCGCCGAGTCTAGGCACGATGGCGGCCGGGGGCGCGGCGGGCGCGCAGCGCCCGGACGAACCGCAGCTGCCGGTCGTCGCGTCCCGGCGCCCAGAGCCCCGCCAGCACGGCTGCG from Mycolicibacterium tokaiense includes the following:
- the mftG gene encoding mycofactocin dehydrogenase MftG; protein product: MTAHSDVLIIGAGSAGSVLAEQLSAEPDRVVTVLEAGPGTHEAGVDALTRNGLQLPIGAASPLVVRYATELTTAPQRVAQLVRGATVGGSGAVNGGYFCRATRADIEGWQLPGWGWDDVLAHYRAIETDLDFGEHPDHGAEGPIRVRRTTDLAGSTAALVTAAERAGFAWLPDLNAADVVADGIGAVPLNIVDGVRNGPGAAFLVPATARRNLTVLTRTRAHRITFSGGRATGVEVTGPHGSTTLTADRIVLCCGALGSAHLLMLSGIGDEAQLRQAGVPLTVAAPVGQHCADHPEWVLPTDWAHAPHRPVLEVVLSVRGELEIRPYTGGFVAMVGDGSAGRPDWPHLGVALMQPRTRGRVALTSADQSAPLHIEHRYDDEAADVAALQDGVELARELAAAANDIGEPAWATSQHLCATAPMGLDGDPVAVTDPQCRVRGVDGLWVVDGSVLPAVPSRGPHATIVMLAHRAAEFVAAG
- a CDS encoding aspartate/glutamate racemase family protein produces the protein MRLLLVNPNTTESMTDAIAAGAASVARPGTVVEAVNPPFGPASIENDDDERRCVPGLLAQLTAAQQRPAETRPDAFVIACFGDPGLEQARRLTGRPVLGIAQAAMHAAALAAGTFSVVTSMSATVPRGWELAKTYTPAACLGVHACDIPVLRIDSDPTTLQPIGALCEQALAADGSRSIVLGCAAMARFAEPLRRRLGVPVLDGVAAATLLAEALVPLS